A window of Umboniibacter marinipuniceus contains these coding sequences:
- the rlmN gene encoding 23S rRNA (adenine(2503)-C(2))-methyltransferase RlmN: MTVEQVTPKVNLLGMSEQKMTEFFASIGEKSFRAQQIMKWIHHLGAEDFDQMTNISKSLREKLKDIAEITPPEVVQRWDSKDGTRKWLIRVGEGQNVEAVYIPEAGRGTLCVSSQVGCALDCSFCSTGKQGFNRDLTAAEIIGQVFIAAKSFGQLEPKGDRKVTNVVMMGMGEPLMNFHNVMDSMNIMMSDFGYGISKRRVTLSTSGVVPMLDKMGDYTDACLAISLHAPNDELRNQLVPINKKYPIKQLLDSAKRYITGLSDKRDITIEYTLIKEVNDRQHHAEELAELLRDIPCKVNLIPFNPFPLSDLERVSNNALYRFRDILHNAGYVVTIRTTRGDDIDAACGQLAGQFYDRTRRRERYEARAQDQEKIIPVKQVP; this comes from the coding sequence ATGACAGTTGAACAGGTAACGCCAAAGGTCAATTTGCTGGGTATGTCCGAGCAAAAAATGACTGAATTTTTTGCCAGTATTGGTGAGAAGTCGTTCCGTGCCCAACAGATTATGAAGTGGATTCACCATCTGGGGGCGGAAGATTTCGATCAAATGACCAATATCAGTAAATCGCTGCGCGAAAAACTGAAGGACATTGCCGAAATAACGCCTCCAGAAGTTGTTCAGCGCTGGGATTCGAAAGACGGAACTCGCAAATGGCTGATTCGCGTTGGCGAAGGGCAAAATGTAGAGGCCGTATATATTCCAGAAGCTGGGCGCGGAACCCTTTGCGTTTCATCGCAGGTGGGCTGTGCGCTTGACTGCTCTTTCTGTTCAACAGGCAAGCAAGGTTTTAACCGTGATTTGACGGCTGCCGAGATTATCGGCCAGGTATTCATTGCGGCAAAATCCTTCGGTCAGCTTGAGCCCAAGGGTGATCGTAAAGTTACCAACGTTGTGATGATGGGCATGGGCGAACCGCTGATGAACTTCCACAATGTTATGGACTCAATGAACATTATGATGAGCGACTTCGGCTATGGAATTTCCAAGCGCCGAGTGACGCTATCTACGTCTGGCGTGGTACCAATGCTAGACAAAATGGGTGACTACACCGACGCGTGCCTAGCAATATCGCTGCATGCACCCAATGATGAACTGCGTAATCAGCTTGTTCCTATCAATAAGAAATATCCAATCAAACAACTTTTAGATTCGGCTAAGCGCTATATTACGGGCTTGTCTGATAAGCGAGATATCACAATTGAGTATACGCTTATCAAAGAGGTCAATGACCGTCAGCATCACGCTGAAGAATTAGCTGAGCTATTGCGCGATATTCCCTGTAAGGTAAACTTAATACCTTTCAACCCGTTTCCCTTGTCAGACCTAGAACGGGTTAGCAATAATGCGCTGTATCGTTTTCGCGATATCCTGCACAATGCTGGTTATGTCGTAACAATTCGAACTACTCGCGGCGATGACATCGATGCCGCTTGTGGGCAGTTAGCGGGTCAGTTCTACGACAGGACTCGTCGCCGTGAACGTTACGAAGCACGAGCGCAAGATCAAGAAAAAATTATTCCAGTCAAGCAGGTTCCTTAA
- the ndk gene encoding nucleoside-diphosphate kinase: protein MAIERTLSIIKPDAVAKNVIGEIYTRFEKAGLKVVASKMKHLSQKEAEGFYAEHAERPFFGALVEFMTSGPVMVQVLEGENAVLTNRDLMGATNPKEADAGTIRADFAESIDANAVHGSDSTTSAAREVAYFFAATELCPR, encoded by the coding sequence ATGGCGATCGAACGCACTCTTTCTATTATCAAGCCTGACGCAGTTGCAAAAAACGTAATCGGCGAAATCTACACTCGTTTCGAGAAAGCAGGCCTAAAGGTTGTTGCTTCTAAGATGAAGCACCTTTCACAGAAAGAAGCTGAAGGCTTCTACGCTGAGCACGCTGAGCGTCCTTTCTTCGGTGCTTTGGTTGAGTTCATGACTTCTGGTCCAGTAATGGTTCAGGTGCTTGAAGGTGAGAACGCGGTACTAACTAACCGTGATTTGATGGGCGCGACAAACCCGAAAGAAGCTGATGCGGGCACTATCCGTGCAGACTTCGCTGAGTCAATTGACGCGAATGCGGTTCACGGTTCTGACTCTACTACTTCTGCAGCGCGTGAAGTTGCTTACTTCTTCGCCGCAACAGAGCTTTGCCCACGCTAA